Proteins encoded within one genomic window of Guyparkeria hydrothermalis:
- the xth gene encoding exodeoxyribonuclease III: MNIASWNVNSLKVRQPQVLQWLEEQPATLLGLQELKQLDEAIDREAIEAAGYRIIANGQKTYNGVAWVYPAHWPEPSDIVTDIPGFEDPQRRVIAATFGDLRVINLYVVNGEAVGSEKYQYKLDWLAALTQWLAEEAGRYDKRVVVGDFNIAPTDADVHDPEAWNERILCSTPERDALDRIFETGLIDAFRLFEQPEKAFSWWDYRQANYRRNRGLRIDLILISEALRSSSSACRIDVDPRGWERPSDHAPVVLELEQGAPGS, translated from the coding sequence ATGAATATCGCCAGCTGGAACGTCAATTCCCTCAAGGTTCGCCAACCCCAGGTACTGCAGTGGCTCGAGGAGCAGCCCGCCACGCTGCTCGGTCTGCAGGAGCTCAAGCAGCTTGACGAGGCCATCGATCGCGAGGCGATCGAGGCCGCCGGCTACCGGATCATCGCCAATGGTCAGAAGACCTACAACGGCGTGGCCTGGGTCTACCCGGCCCATTGGCCGGAGCCCAGTGACATCGTCACCGATATCCCCGGTTTCGAGGATCCGCAGCGGCGGGTGATCGCTGCCACCTTCGGTGATCTGCGGGTGATCAACCTGTATGTCGTGAACGGCGAGGCCGTGGGATCCGAAAAGTACCAGTACAAGCTCGACTGGCTCGCGGCACTGACGCAATGGCTAGCCGAGGAGGCCGGCCGTTACGATAAGCGTGTCGTGGTGGGGGATTTCAATATCGCGCCGACCGACGCCGACGTGCACGATCCCGAGGCATGGAATGAGCGCATCCTTTGCAGTACGCCTGAGCGCGACGCACTGGATCGTATTTTCGAGACCGGCCTGATCGACGCCTTCCGCCTGTTCGAGCAGCCGGAGAAGGCCTTTTCCTGGTGGGACTACCGGCAGGCAAACTATCGCCGCAACCGCGGACTGCGGATTGACCTGATCCTGATCAGCGAGGCGCTCCGGTCTAGTTCGAGTGCCTGCCGGATCGACGTCGATCCGCGTGGTTGGGAACGGCCGTCCGACCACGCGCCGGTGGTACTGGAACTCGAACAGGGCGCGCCCGGCAGCTGA
- the glnE gene encoding bifunctional [glutamate--ammonia ligase]-adenylyl-L-tyrosine phosphorylase/[glutamate--ammonia-ligase] adenylyltransferase translates to MTDSLRQDAVSDLDEITPDDELIERLAAHASSDNFDIEQLRYVLRCSPFIQQSLSSEPAILDYVMAGCEDDFLGDGLDRRFSALSGSREERLALDATDFGRELRRLRRREMILIAWRDLLGIDDTDATLRSLSRLADFCVAEALAYHEHHLQERFGQPRDADGNPVGLVVIGMGKLGGDELNYSSDIDLIFAYASEGETDGRKTLSNVEYFIRLGQRLIRSLDEVTGHGFVFRVDMRLRPNGDEGPLAMSFDGLEIYYATQGREWERYAWIKARVIAGDFTAGEELMDMLRPFVFRRYLDFGAFSQLREMKRLIEREMTDAAMQNNIKLGPGGIREIEFIGQLFQLLRGGREPELQGRRLMPVLQILEEMGELEPTTVADLSEGYDFLRRAENRLQMLYDHQTQILPDNKFDQLRLAISMHYDDWGAFLWALDQHRDRIHGHFSQVLRLPNEDDEEEDPLERVWNGLGETGDRVEILERAGFEDPETLERHLSAWRDTQGPAINGTVAQRLDQLMPDLLRDISEYRDQVAVLSRMLDLLAAILRRSVYVALLIEQPQARRQLVRLVHGSPWIAELLTQHPILLDELIDPETLYAPPDKAELAHELGELLGKCPDDEERSLDELRRFKQLATLRVAAADVVGALPVMRVSDQLTWIAEVILEAVYERTRAQVERRHGRPQALDASGEPFTPGLAIIGYGKLGGIELGYGSDLDLVFLHDSTDREAVTDGEKSIDNSLFFARLAQKIIHTLSIRTPAGVLYEVDTRLRPDGVGGLLVSSVNAFAQYQAEHAWVWEVQAMCRARFVAGTPRVGEFFDGIRRDTLTQARNAEELREAVVGMRRKMRDNQTPTPTGFFHLKRDIGGITDIEFLVQYLLLRHAHESPDILAFTDNIRQLDSLRQAGLIDAEASEALTQAYRSLRDAGHRQALMGSRSVVEAQAFEDERETVVQQWQSLLGCPPPGSEAES, encoded by the coding sequence ATGACCGATTCACTCCGCCAAGACGCCGTGTCCGATCTCGACGAAATCACCCCGGATGACGAACTGATCGAACGACTGGCTGCCCATGCGAGCAGCGACAACTTCGATATCGAACAATTACGCTACGTGCTGCGTTGCAGCCCGTTCATCCAGCAGAGCCTGTCGTCCGAGCCCGCCATTCTCGACTACGTGATGGCCGGCTGCGAGGACGACTTTCTCGGCGACGGCCTCGATCGGCGCTTTTCCGCTTTGTCCGGTTCGCGCGAGGAGCGGCTGGCACTGGATGCCACCGACTTCGGCCGCGAGCTGCGGCGCCTGCGCCGGCGCGAGATGATCCTGATTGCCTGGCGTGATCTGCTCGGAATCGACGACACCGACGCGACGCTGCGCTCCCTGTCCCGCCTGGCCGACTTCTGTGTGGCCGAGGCACTGGCCTACCACGAGCATCACCTCCAGGAGCGCTTCGGTCAGCCGCGCGATGCCGACGGCAATCCGGTAGGGCTGGTTGTCATCGGCATGGGGAAGCTCGGTGGCGACGAGCTCAACTATTCATCCGATATCGACCTGATCTTCGCTTATGCCAGCGAAGGCGAGACCGACGGCCGCAAGACGCTGAGCAACGTCGAGTACTTTATCCGGCTCGGTCAGCGACTGATCCGGTCACTCGACGAAGTCACCGGTCACGGCTTCGTCTTCCGCGTCGACATGCGCCTGCGTCCCAATGGAGACGAAGGCCCGCTAGCCATGAGCTTCGACGGGCTGGAGATCTACTACGCCACCCAGGGCCGCGAGTGGGAGCGCTACGCCTGGATCAAGGCCCGCGTGATCGCCGGCGACTTCACCGCCGGCGAGGAACTGATGGACATGCTGCGCCCGTTCGTCTTCCGCCGTTACCTCGATTTCGGCGCGTTCAGCCAGCTGCGCGAGATGAAGCGCCTGATCGAGCGCGAGATGACCGACGCGGCCATGCAGAACAACATCAAGCTCGGTCCCGGCGGCATCCGCGAGATCGAGTTCATCGGCCAGCTGTTCCAGCTGCTGCGCGGCGGGCGCGAACCCGAACTGCAGGGACGGCGGCTGATGCCGGTCCTGCAGATACTCGAGGAGATGGGCGAACTCGAGCCGACGACCGTCGCCGATCTGAGCGAGGGCTACGATTTCCTACGCCGCGCCGAGAACCGGCTGCAGATGCTCTACGACCACCAGACGCAGATTCTGCCGGACAACAAGTTCGACCAGCTGCGGCTGGCGATCTCGATGCACTACGACGACTGGGGAGCATTCCTCTGGGCGCTGGATCAGCACCGGGACCGTATCCATGGCCATTTCTCGCAGGTTCTGCGGCTGCCGAACGAGGACGACGAGGAAGAGGATCCGCTCGAACGCGTCTGGAACGGGCTGGGCGAGACCGGCGACCGCGTCGAGATACTCGAACGGGCCGGCTTCGAGGACCCCGAGACACTAGAACGTCATCTCTCGGCATGGCGGGACACACAGGGACCGGCGATCAACGGCACCGTCGCCCAGCGGCTCGATCAGCTCATGCCGGACCTGCTGCGCGACATCAGCGAATACCGCGACCAGGTCGCGGTGCTCTCGCGCATGCTCGATCTGCTCGCCGCGATCCTGCGCCGCTCGGTCTACGTGGCGCTGCTGATCGAGCAGCCGCAGGCCCGACGACAGCTGGTCCGGCTGGTGCACGGCAGTCCGTGGATCGCCGAACTGCTTACTCAGCACCCCATCCTGCTCGACGAGCTGATCGACCCCGAGACCCTCTACGCACCGCCCGACAAGGCCGAGCTGGCACACGAACTCGGCGAGCTGCTGGGCAAGTGCCCCGATGACGAGGAACGCAGTCTCGACGAACTGCGTCGCTTCAAGCAGCTCGCCACGCTGCGGGTCGCCGCCGCGGACGTGGTCGGCGCCTTGCCGGTGATGCGCGTCTCCGACCAGCTGACTTGGATCGCCGAGGTCATCCTCGAGGCCGTCTACGAGCGAACACGGGCGCAGGTCGAACGCCGCCACGGCCGGCCTCAGGCACTCGATGCCTCGGGTGAACCTTTCACGCCGGGGTTGGCCATCATCGGCTACGGCAAGCTCGGCGGCATCGAACTCGGCTACGGCTCGGACCTCGACCTGGTCTTCCTGCACGATTCGACCGACCGCGAGGCGGTGACCGATGGCGAGAAGTCGATCGACAACAGCCTGTTCTTCGCCCGGCTGGCACAGAAGATCATCCACACCTTGAGCATCCGCACGCCGGCCGGCGTGCTCTACGAGGTCGATACGCGACTGCGCCCCGATGGGGTCGGCGGGCTGCTGGTCTCGTCCGTGAACGCCTTCGCGCAGTATCAGGCCGAACACGCCTGGGTGTGGGAAGTGCAGGCGATGTGCCGGGCCCGATTCGTTGCCGGCACGCCGCGGGTCGGTGAGTTCTTCGACGGCATTCGCCGGGACACGCTCACACAGGCACGCAATGCCGAGGAGCTGCGCGAGGCGGTGGTCGGCATGCGACGCAAGATGCGCGACAACCAGACGCCGACACCCACCGGCTTCTTCCACCTCAAGCGCGACATCGGCGGGATCACCGACATCGAGTTCCTGGTGCAGTACCTGCTCTTGCGTCATGCGCACGAGTCGCCGGACATCCTCGCCTTCACCGACAACATCCGTCAGCTGGACTCGCTGCGCCAAGCGGGACTCATCGATGCCGAAGCGAGCGAGGCGCTGACACAGGCCTACCGCAGCCTTCGCGATGCCGGACATCGACAGGCACTGATGGGTTCTCGATCGGTCGTCGAGGCGCAGGCGTTCGAGGACGAGCGTGAGACGGTCGTGCAACAGTGGCAATCGCTGCTGGGCTGCCCGCCGCCGGGAAGCGAGGCGGAGAGCTAG
- a CDS encoding DsrE family protein: MKTRSLFRTAALMLAAAMAFGTTAQAANQKAIEAVGGNTLAKEHLVLQITEKDPVRQNLVLNVANNVMKARGGPDQIDVEVVAFGPGISLLFEDNKQADRIESLAQQGVRFSACKNSIAGATRKMGHKPEMNAAAEPVDAGIARLLDLVDAGYVLVRP; encoded by the coding sequence ATGAAAACCCGTTCCCTGTTCCGCACCGCCGCACTGATGCTCGCCGCTGCAATGGCCTTCGGCACCACGGCGCAGGCCGCCAACCAGAAGGCGATCGAAGCCGTCGGCGGCAACACGCTCGCCAAGGAACACCTGGTACTCCAGATTACCGAGAAGGACCCGGTCCGCCAGAACCTGGTACTCAACGTCGCCAACAACGTGATGAAGGCCCGCGGCGGCCCGGACCAGATCGACGTCGAAGTCGTCGCCTTCGGCCCGGGCATCTCTCTGCTGTTCGAGGACAACAAGCAGGCCGACCGCATCGAGTCGCTGGCCCAACAGGGCGTGCGCTTCTCCGCCTGCAAGAACTCGATCGCCGGCGCCACCCGCAAGATGGGCCACAAGCCGGAGATGAACGCCGCCGCCGAACCGGTCGACGCGGGCATCGCTCGCCTGCTCGACCTGGTCGACGCCGGTTACGTGCTGGTTCGCCCGTAA
- a CDS encoding metallophosphoesterase produces the protein MTLFKQLMKNRRGRDFIVGDLHGSRPLLEKILEKHDFSPDRDRVIAVGDLIDNGQDSLGTLRLLGESWFFSVAGNHERFLADHRVALAERCLTDVQRADLEAMGSDWLLASYDKLNDDKWDDLITEVMNLISQMPLMIQVGNGPAAVGVVHGELPLWDWDQNIARLERVKKLSYWGNMTADASLDPLLWGRSQLQEVLAGRRPERSIEGIDWVIAGHTITDQPVRDGNRLWIDCGAWDERPGRGLVLVEVGDTLAVSSHYHDPSVRTQRFVRRGHHTHSVISATG, from the coding sequence ATGACGTTATTCAAACAGCTAATGAAAAACCGGCGGGGTCGGGACTTTATCGTCGGTGACCTGCACGGCAGCCGCCCGCTACTGGAAAAGATTCTGGAAAAGCACGATTTCTCCCCGGATCGGGATCGTGTCATTGCCGTTGGCGACCTGATCGACAACGGCCAGGATTCGCTCGGCACCCTGCGTCTGCTGGGTGAATCGTGGTTCTTTTCCGTCGCCGGCAACCACGAACGGTTCCTGGCCGATCACCGCGTCGCACTCGCCGAGCGCTGTCTCACCGACGTACAGCGCGCCGATCTCGAGGCGATGGGTTCGGACTGGTTGCTCGCCTCCTACGACAAGCTCAACGACGACAAGTGGGACGACCTGATCACCGAGGTGATGAACCTCATCAGCCAGATGCCGCTGATGATCCAGGTCGGCAACGGTCCGGCGGCCGTCGGTGTCGTTCACGGCGAACTGCCGCTGTGGGACTGGGATCAGAACATCGCCCGGCTCGAGCGGGTCAAGAAGCTCAGCTATTGGGGCAACATGACGGCCGATGCGTCTCTCGATCCTCTGCTGTGGGGCCGGTCGCAACTGCAGGAAGTGCTGGCTGGCCGCCGTCCCGAGCGCAGCATCGAGGGCATCGACTGGGTGATTGCCGGTCACACGATCACCGATCAGCCGGTGCGCGATGGCAATCGACTGTGGATCGATTGTGGCGCCTGGGACGAACGCCCGGGACGTGGCCTGGTGCTGGTCGAGGTGGGTGACACCCTCGCGGTGAGTTCGCACTACCACGACCCGAGCGTGCGCACCCAGCGCTTCGTGCGGCGCGGGCACCATACCCACTCCGTGATCAGCGCGACGGGTTGA
- the purH gene encoding bifunctional phosphoribosylaminoimidazolecarboxamide formyltransferase/IMP cyclohydrolase, which translates to MSHHAVKPRRALLSVSDKTGILGLAQGLHAAGVELLSTGGTARLLRENDVPVREVSDVTGFPEIMAGRVKTLNPLIHGGILGRRGTDDEVMATHGITPIDLVVVNLYPFARTVADPDCDLPTAIENIDIGGPAMVRAAAKNHNDVAIVVNPSDYEVVLGEINGEGISMATRQRLAGAAFSHTAQYDGMIADYLGRQFSDSEFAPTWHLPLDKSMDLRYGENPHQNAAFYVEPDAAPGTLARARIVQGKPLSFNNLADADAALECVKQFDQPACVIVKHANPCGVATSDDITTAYERAFATDPTSAFGGIIAFNRPLDAHTARSIIERQFVEVIIAPEIGDDAASELAAKPNVRALAIDDWSVKPAPGMDFKRIGGGLLVQDFDHGVVGETDLKIVTKRTPDEAEIRDLLFAWQVAKFVKSNAIVYASDEQTIGVGAGQMSRVYSARIAGIKAADAGLPVEGSVMASDAFFPFRDGIDAAAEAGIKAVIQPGGSMRDQEVIDAADEHGIAMVFTGMRHFRH; encoded by the coding sequence ATGAGCCATCATGCCGTCAAGCCGCGCCGCGCTCTGCTGAGCGTTTCCGACAAGACCGGAATCCTGGGACTGGCCCAGGGTCTGCACGCCGCCGGCGTCGAACTGCTGTCCACCGGCGGGACGGCCCGCCTGCTGCGCGAGAACGACGTACCGGTGCGCGAGGTCAGCGACGTGACCGGCTTTCCGGAGATCATGGCCGGCCGGGTGAAGACGCTCAACCCGCTGATTCACGGCGGCATTCTCGGCCGTCGCGGCACCGACGACGAGGTGATGGCCACCCATGGCATCACCCCGATCGACCTGGTGGTGGTCAACCTCTATCCGTTCGCCCGCACCGTGGCCGATCCGGACTGCGACCTGCCGACGGCGATCGAGAACATCGACATCGGCGGCCCGGCGATGGTCCGCGCGGCGGCCAAGAACCACAACGACGTGGCGATCGTCGTCAACCCGAGCGACTACGAGGTCGTGCTCGGGGAGATCAACGGCGAGGGCATTTCCATGGCCACGCGCCAGCGACTGGCCGGCGCGGCCTTCAGCCACACCGCCCAGTACGACGGCATGATCGCCGACTACCTGGGCCGCCAGTTCAGCGACAGCGAGTTCGCCCCGACGTGGCACCTGCCGCTCGACAAGTCGATGGACCTGCGCTACGGCGAGAACCCGCACCAGAACGCCGCCTTCTACGTCGAGCCCGACGCCGCCCCGGGCACACTCGCCCGGGCCCGGATCGTCCAGGGCAAGCCGCTTTCGTTCAACAACCTCGCCGACGCGGACGCGGCCCTCGAGTGCGTCAAGCAGTTCGACCAGCCGGCCTGCGTGATCGTCAAGCACGCCAATCCCTGCGGCGTGGCGACAAGCGACGACATCACCACCGCCTACGAGCGTGCCTTTGCCACCGACCCGACCTCGGCCTTTGGCGGCATCATCGCCTTCAACCGGCCGCTGGATGCGCACACGGCCCGCAGCATCATCGAGCGCCAGTTCGTCGAAGTGATCATCGCCCCCGAGATCGGTGATGATGCCGCTTCCGAATTGGCCGCCAAGCCCAATGTCCGCGCGCTCGCGATCGACGACTGGTCGGTCAAGCCGGCGCCGGGCATGGACTTCAAGCGCATCGGCGGCGGGCTGCTGGTACAGGACTTCGACCACGGCGTGGTTGGCGAGACGGACCTGAAGATCGTCACCAAGCGCACCCCGGACGAAGCCGAGATCCGCGATCTGCTGTTCGCCTGGCAGGTGGCCAAGTTCGTCAAGTCGAACGCGATCGTCTACGCCAGCGACGAGCAGACCATCGGCGTGGGCGCCGGCCAGATGAGCCGCGTCTACTCGGCGCGCATCGCCGGCATCAAGGCCGCCGACGCCGGCCTGCCGGTCGAGGGCTCGGTGATGGCCTCGGATGCCTTCTTCCCGTTCCGCGACGGCATCGATGCCGCGGCCGAGGCGGGTATCAAGGCAGTCATCCAGCCGGGTGGCTCGATGCGCGATCAGGAGGTGATCGACGCGGCCGACGAGCACGGCATCGCCATGGTGTTCACCGGCATGCGCCACTTCCGCCACTGA
- a CDS encoding NAD(P)-dependent oxidoreductase has product MNTTIGVIGLGLMGSAMARRLAESGLSVIGYNRHPRDVEGVTTVATLAETAEQANTLWLMVSDFQACREVIDSLGEGGIRDHVVINSSTIAPAESAELARRVEALGGEFLEAPVLGSIPQAKTGTLQLLLGGPAELVGRLEKPLEALGTPTHFGPIRSGAGAKLAFNQLIGSLTAAFSMSLGLVQREGVDVDKFMATLRESALYAPTFDKKLDNMLDHSFEKANFPLKHLLKDIRLFTSSAGTQGIDTHLLIGLQHVLEEGVYAGHGNHDYSALFESVVRENTPGNTTTH; this is encoded by the coding sequence ATGAACACGACCATCGGAGTGATTGGCCTGGGGCTGATGGGCTCAGCCATGGCCCGCCGGCTGGCGGAAAGCGGTCTGTCCGTCATCGGCTACAACCGCCACCCGCGTGACGTGGAGGGCGTCACCACCGTCGCCACCCTTGCCGAAACCGCCGAGCAGGCGAACACACTCTGGTTGATGGTCAGCGACTTCCAGGCCTGCCGCGAGGTCATCGACAGCCTGGGAGAGGGCGGCATCCGCGATCATGTCGTGATCAACAGCTCCACCATCGCGCCGGCCGAATCGGCCGAGCTCGCCCGCCGCGTCGAGGCACTGGGCGGGGAGTTCCTCGAGGCGCCGGTGCTCGGCTCCATCCCCCAGGCCAAGACGGGCACCCTGCAGCTGCTGTTGGGCGGCCCGGCTGAACTGGTCGGCCGACTGGAGAAACCGCTCGAGGCACTGGGCACGCCGACCCACTTCGGCCCGATTCGCAGCGGTGCCGGGGCCAAGCTCGCCTTCAACCAGCTGATCGGATCACTGACCGCCGCCTTCTCGATGAGCCTCGGTCTCGTGCAGCGCGAGGGCGTCGACGTCGACAAGTTCATGGCAACGCTGCGCGAATCGGCGCTCTACGCGCCCACCTTCGACAAGAAGCTCGACAACATGCTCGATCACTCGTTCGAGAAGGCCAACTTCCCCCTCAAGCACCTGCTCAAGGACATCCGCCTGTTCACCAGCAGCGCCGGCACCCAGGGCATCGACACGCACCTGCTGATCGGCCTGCAGCACGTGCTCGAAGAAGGTGTCTATGCCGGCCACGGCAACCATGACTACTCGGCACTCTTCGAAAGCGTCGTCCGCGAGAACACGCCCGGCAACACGACCACGCACTGA
- the dgt gene encoding dGTP triphosphohydrolase, translating into MRQDLDSHWRRWLNPGRRRPGSGRSGPHDQPRTPIERDYDRVLFSTPVRRMADKTQVFPLDRSDSVRTRLTHSHEVANLARSVGIDLVFNQGIAEGLPEAKRDVPALLATIGLAHDLGNPPFGHQGEDAIARWFEINRDEVLDDDPALSPAMKQDFLRFEGNAQTLRLLTKLQLINDDYGLNLTLASLAALVKYPVASDQIDPARVTHKKHGYFQSERALMDEVWEGTGLAPGQRHPLTWVMEACDDIAYSVLDAEDAVKKGLLSFSDTIAFLRHEAPNDPVVTQVCDAAAEEHKAYRRERLSPDELNDISMQTFRIRAIGALMEAIGEVFIESMPAMAEDGFGRELVDASRGGPLLAALKACNWQHAYRHKSVLRVELTGLTVIHGLMDAFWYAITRREERNEPASTRSTPLAGYIYQRISENYRRVFESPGNPMPIRYREAQLLTDMISGMTDSFAVSLYEEFCEVGFRPTTQA; encoded by the coding sequence ATGAGGCAGGATCTCGACAGCCACTGGCGCCGTTGGCTTAATCCCGGCCGACGACGCCCCGGCAGCGGCCGAAGCGGCCCTCACGATCAGCCGCGTACCCCGATCGAGCGCGACTACGACCGGGTGCTGTTCTCCACCCCGGTGCGGCGCATGGCCGACAAGACCCAGGTCTTTCCGCTGGATCGCTCCGACAGCGTGCGCACCCGCCTGACCCACTCGCACGAGGTGGCCAACCTGGCTCGCTCGGTGGGCATCGACCTGGTGTTCAACCAGGGGATCGCGGAGGGGCTGCCCGAGGCAAAACGCGACGTGCCGGCCCTGCTGGCGACCATCGGCCTGGCGCACGATCTCGGCAATCCGCCGTTCGGCCACCAGGGCGAGGATGCGATCGCCCGCTGGTTCGAGATCAATCGCGACGAGGTGCTCGACGACGACCCGGCGTTGAGCCCGGCGATGAAACAGGATTTCCTGCGCTTCGAGGGCAATGCCCAGACCCTGCGTCTCTTGACCAAGCTGCAGCTGATCAACGACGACTACGGGTTGAACCTGACGCTCGCCTCGCTGGCCGCGCTGGTCAAATACCCCGTGGCGAGCGACCAGATCGATCCCGCGCGGGTTACCCACAAGAAGCACGGTTACTTCCAGTCCGAGCGGGCCCTGATGGACGAGGTCTGGGAGGGCACCGGTCTGGCGCCCGGCCAGCGCCATCCCCTGACCTGGGTGATGGAGGCCTGCGACGACATCGCCTACTCGGTGCTCGATGCCGAGGATGCCGTCAAGAAAGGCCTGCTGTCCTTTTCCGATACCATTGCCTTCCTGCGCCACGAGGCGCCGAACGACCCGGTTGTCACTCAGGTCTGCGATGCCGCGGCCGAGGAGCACAAGGCCTATCGCCGGGAGCGTCTCTCGCCGGACGAGCTCAATGACATCTCGATGCAGACCTTCCGCATCCGCGCCATCGGCGCGTTGATGGAGGCGATCGGCGAGGTGTTCATCGAATCAATGCCGGCGATGGCGGAGGACGGCTTCGGTCGCGAGCTGGTGGACGCCTCGCGCGGCGGCCCGCTGCTGGCCGCCCTGAAGGCCTGCAACTGGCAGCATGCCTACCGGCACAAGTCCGTGCTGCGTGTCGAGCTGACCGGCCTGACCGTCATCCACGGCCTGATGGACGCCTTCTGGTACGCGATCACGCGGCGCGAGGAGCGCAATGAGCCGGCCAGCACGCGGTCCACGCCGCTGGCCGGCTACATCTATCAGCGCATATCGGAAAACTACCGCCGCGTGTTCGAGTCGCCGGGCAACCCGATGCCGATTCGCTATCGCGAGGCGCAGCTGTTGACCGACATGATCTCGGGGATGACCGACAGCTTCGCCGTAAGCCTGTACGAAGAGTTCTGCGAGGTCGGTTTCCGACCGACCACGCAGGCCTGA
- the yfbR gene encoding 5'-deoxynucleotidase yields the protein MSDSEQHPEKSHFFAYISRMKYIYRWGLMRNTRSENVQEHSLQVAMIAHALAVIGNQQFGEDNDVGRIVSVALYHDASEIITGDLPTPVKYFREDIRDSYKALEAHAERKITKLLPAALRESFAEVIESARIEPEVLRVVKAADSLSAYLKCIEERAAGNREFRRAEEFLEQKLEEMEDMPSVAYFREHFVDAFSLTLDDLSHD from the coding sequence ATGAGCGATTCCGAGCAACATCCCGAGAAGAGCCATTTCTTCGCCTACATCTCGCGGATGAAATACATCTACCGCTGGGGGTTGATGCGCAACACGCGCAGCGAGAACGTCCAGGAACACAGCCTGCAGGTAGCGATGATCGCCCACGCGCTGGCGGTGATCGGCAACCAGCAGTTCGGCGAGGACAACGACGTCGGCCGCATAGTCAGCGTCGCCCTCTACCACGATGCCTCGGAGATCATCACCGGCGATCTGCCGACCCCGGTGAAGTACTTCCGCGAGGACATTCGCGATTCCTACAAGGCGCTGGAGGCGCACGCCGAGCGCAAGATAACGAAGTTGCTGCCCGCGGCCCTGCGCGAGTCGTTCGCCGAGGTGATCGAGAGCGCGCGGATCGAGCCCGAGGTGCTGCGGGTGGTCAAGGCGGCCGATTCCCTGTCGGCCTACCTCAAGTGCATCGAGGAACGGGCCGCCGGCAACCGTGAATTCCGCCGAGCCGAGGAGTTCCTCGAACAGAAGCTCGAGGAGATGGAGGACATGCCGTCAGTGGCCTACTTCCGCGAGCATTTCGTCGACGCCTTTTCCCTGACGCTCGACGACCTCAGCCACGACTGA